From a single Clostridium isatidis genomic region:
- a CDS encoding WecB/TagA/CpsF family glycosyltransferase, with translation MKDNNFIKVLDYKIYKNSISDAVKYIENYNKVHIISGNPEVLYSALENDKLLNNFNSENSFIIPDGVGIQIAAKFLKTPIKEKIAGIDLMHRIIEKCEKEGKSIYLLGASSESLNSCVANIIMKYPNIIIAGYRNGYFDSNEEEKVVEEIKKSNPYCLFVAMGCPRQERFIIKHMKELNCKIFMGVGGSFDVIGEKVKRAPKWMIKIGLEWLYRVVKEPWRIKRLSSIPKFLILVYKNNR, from the coding sequence ATGAAAGATAATAATTTTATAAAAGTTCTGGATTATAAAATATATAAAAATAGTATTTCTGATGCAGTAAAATACATAGAAAATTATAATAAAGTTCATATTATTTCAGGAAATCCAGAGGTTTTATATAGTGCTTTAGAGAATGATAAATTACTTAATAATTTTAACTCTGAAAATAGTTTTATAATACCTGATGGAGTAGGAATTCAAATAGCTGCGAAATTTTTAAAAACTCCTATTAAAGAAAAAATAGCTGGAATAGATTTAATGCATAGAATTATTGAAAAGTGTGAAAAGGAAGGTAAGAGTATATATTTACTTGGAGCATCCAGTGAAAGTCTTAATTCTTGCGTAGCTAATATAATAATGAAATATCCTAATATCATTATTGCTGGTTATAGAAATGGTTATTTTGATTCTAATGAAGAAGAAAAAGTAGTTGAAGAAATAAAAAAGAGTAATCCATATTGTCTTTTTGTTGCTATGGGTTGTCCTAGACAGGAACGTTTTATTATTAAGCATATGAAGGAATTAAATTGTAAAATTTTTATGGGTGTAGGAGGAAGCTTTGATGTAATAGGCGAAAAGGTAAAAAGGGCTCCTAAATGGATGATAAAAATTGGACTAGAGTGGCTATATAGGGTAGTAAAAGAACCATGGAGAATAAAAAGATTATCTAGCATTCCTAAATTTTTAATACTAGTATATAAAAATAATAGGTGA
- a CDS encoding glycosyltransferase, whose amino-acid sequence MNVLNIITGSDNGGGGEYVLNICRSTLFNPSLICIGEGKLLEKALNENINVRALNVKEIMGKSLEEYIEENNIDIILWHGAKAFFLHKLMNNKIKNKSIAVVHSNFKNDFSNNGIKKIFFTPLSYLGLRSFKRYIAVSKVIKELIKKSFDAEKIYVVRNSIDIKTILGDLDITREKIGIGEDQFLFINVGRLHPVKNQINLLKGYKLLTSKYKNCKMIIVGDGSEKKRLEKYINENNLDDFVIMLGEQDKAYRYIDLSDANILSSKNEGGEPPIVVLEGAVLTKPTLCSDIGFLKEIINKERGYIFNPNNEYEIFKAMENCLNDSNRLTKAEKLKEYVLENHTMEKFYEQYYMIFNECIRKDSNNE is encoded by the coding sequence TTGAATGTTTTAAATATAATAACAGGTTCTGACAATGGTGGTGGTGGAGAGTATGTATTAAATATTTGCAGAAGTACATTATTTAATCCTAGTTTAATTTGTATAGGGGAAGGTAAACTGTTAGAAAAAGCTTTAAATGAAAATATAAATGTTAGAGCTTTGAATGTTAAAGAAATTATGGGTAAATCATTAGAAGAATATATTGAAGAAAATAATATTGATATTATTTTATGGCACGGAGCAAAAGCGTTTTTTCTTCATAAATTAATGAATAATAAAATCAAGAATAAATCTATAGCAGTAGTACATTCGAATTTTAAAAATGATTTTAGTAATAATGGTATTAAGAAAATATTTTTCACACCATTATCTTACTTGGGATTGAGGAGTTTTAAAAGATATATTGCAGTTTCTAAAGTTATAAAAGAATTAATAAAGAAAAGTTTTGATGCAGAAAAAATATATGTTGTTAGAAACTCTATCGATATAAAAACTATTTTAGGGGATTTAGATATAACTCGAGAGAAAATTGGAATAGGAGAAGATCAATTTTTATTTATTAATGTAGGAAGATTACATCCTGTGAAAAATCAAATAAATCTATTAAAAGGATATAAATTACTTACGTCAAAATATAAAAATTGCAAAATGATTATTGTTGGTGATGGATCAGAAAAGAAAAGACTTGAAAAATACATAAATGAAAATAATTTAGACGATTTTGTAATTATGCTTGGAGAACAGGATAAGGCATATAGATATATTGATTTGTCTGATGCTAATATTTTATCTTCAAAAAATGAAGGAGGAGAACCACCAATTGTAGTATTGGAAGGTGCAGTTTTGACCAAGCCAACCTTATGCTCTGATATAGGTTTTTTGAAAGAAATTATTAATAAGGAAAGAGGCTATATATTTAACCCCAATAATGAATATGAAATATTCAAAGCAATGGAAAATTGCCTTAATGATAGTAATAGATTGACTAAGGCGGAAAAACTTAAAGAATATGTGTTAGAAAATCATACAATGGAGAAGTTTTATGAACAGTATTATATGATTTTCAATGAGTGTATTAGGAAGGATAGTAATAATGAATGA